Part of the Vanacampus margaritifer isolate UIUO_Vmar chromosome 12, RoL_Vmar_1.0, whole genome shotgun sequence genome, GAATTCTGAGGAGCTACCCTGTTCAGGAACCACTTGTGAGGCGTCAGCCATCACAGAGACCTCACTTACTTCTACCAGTAACAATCAACAGGTTCAACCTGAAAGAAGCACACTCAAATCCACAGCCACTAACGGAATAGTCAAGATTCAAGAGCCGGCTCAGAACCCAACCAGTAGTGTGGGTAAGTCTACATGTGGCAAAATTGGAGGCAGCAACAGAGTTCGCTTTGCGGACAGTGTGAAAGAAGACTGTAGTGTTGCTATAGAGGTGAGAAACATGTCAATGCCGACTTCGGAATGTGCTTCTTTGCCTCCGTTGACAGTACATGAGAGTTTGTACCATCCTGTTGTTGAGGCCAGCTATATTTACCCAGACTTCCTCACCTTAAAGAAGCCAGAAACCAGCAGTGATGTATCTTTTACCAAGGATGTAGCTGCATTTCAAAGTGCCGTACCAATGTCCGAGAATGACATTCTTTTGGAAACACAAGATAAATCCAAGAATACTCAGAACGATCCATCGGGTGAAGAGGGAAAAAGGACAACTGAGAAAAATCTTGGTAGTAGAGAACATAGTGACTGTCTTGAAAATGCCGTAAACACTGAAGAGCCTATAGAGCTCAACAAAAAGGAAGTAAATAAAGCAACAAaggagccatcaaaacaaagaGATCGGCAACTAAAAAGAGAGAAGTCAATGGATCAGATGTTAACAAAGGAACAAGAAATTGTGACAGAAAAGGGCGTAGCCGTTTTGTGTCTAACGCCAAAAGAAACTAACACTCCTCTTGACATCAAAGAATCAATTATACCTGACAACCCAGAAGAGCTAAAAAGTGATGCATTTGtggttgaagaaagaaaaaatccaaGTTCTTCTAGTAATGCTGCCTTTAAGCCAAAAGGAGATCTCTTTATGGAGTCTCCTGATAGACAGCTTTCCAGTGATCTTGATTCCATTTCTAATTCGGAAACTGGGATGTTGACCTGCCCAGtctctcctcagacaaaacacACAGACCTCAGCTCTCAGCCTCCTGCTGAGTTTGATCAACCACCCTCTCATGCACTAGTTAGCGCAGAGCCAATTGAAATTAGGAATGACTCAAAGTCTGTGACTCCTGTTGACCTAATAAAGGATGGGTCAATAGGTTTAGAGGCGATTTCTGTTGGTGAGCAATGTGCCAGTAATTCTACGTCAATTCTGCAACCTCGAGGCCTTTTGTTGAGTGACTTGGACTTAGCTCATGAATTTGAAGTCACTCTTTCTGAAGGAATTGGTAATGACAATGCTGAGTGTGACAGTACCAAGACGCCCATATCTTTAGTAGATGATCAACAAAATGAAGAAGCAAATGATGTAGGAGCAGAGGTGTGTTTGATACAAGAGGGTAAATATGATGCCGAGTGTATCAACTCTCAGCCATCTGACTCCAAATTGACACCTTTACAAGGGGAAAAGCAACCTCCAGAGTGTGTACTGGCAAATGATGACTCTAATAATATAATGACTCAAGCAACACCCGACCTCATAAATGACATCTGCCCGCTCAGCTCTAACAAGCCCAATGGGATGTGTGATAACACTCAACTGTGTGATGTCAAAGAGAAACAGAACATGGATGAAAAAACTTCTGTGTCACTCGATGACAAAACCGAGCAGCTCAATAATCAAAAGGAAACAGAAGACAGTGACAAACTGCATATAGAAAATGCAACAACACAACTGAATGAAGAGTCAGATAAAGACACCAAAGTGGGATGTGGAGAGCTGGCACGGTCACATGAATATGACGTCCAAAATACTCAACCAAATATGGTTGACAATTTGGAAACAGAAATGAAAAGTGAACTTCATTTCGATTTGCACCAAACTTTGGCAGAAACGATGGAGCACAAGGATAACAAGGGCACATCAACAGACTTGAATTCAAATCCTGAACTGAACGATTTGTCTCTGCAACAGGAGCAACCACAGCAAGATTTGTTATCCAAGTATTCCACAGATGGAGTGCCAGGTGGTTGCGTGGAGGCATTTGAAGAGGGAGGAATGACTAACAGCCAAGTCAAACTGATTCAAGCACCGTTTTCTGGGGGAACAGAGATAGTAGGAGGAGACAGTGAATCTTTTAAGACATCAGAAGGTCAGGGTCAGTTGTCAAGAGAAGACAGCTGTATCACTGAACAAGTGGGAGATGTTGAAAAGGAATCGCATATTATTCCGGGAGTTGACAAAATTGTTCCTCTTGTCTGTGATTTAACTGATAGCAGAAACTCAATTGGACAgaaaattttagaccaaacaaaaatggctgacatGGACGAGTTTGGGCATGAGATGAGTAATGATAAATGTGGGTTTGCAGATGAGGGTTCAGGAACACATTTATTACATGACAAGGAATTTCTGAATAGTATGGATAGTAAAGGTGAGACAGAAAGCAACCAACCAGATTCATTTAGAGAGCTACAAGGAAATCATTTGGCGTTTACAAGCAACGTTGTTTCTGCTGAGCCTTTAGAGGATCATAACATTTCACTTTTGGGATTGTCTTTCTCTGATTTGGTTTTGGAAAAAGAAGGAATACATAGTCATGAGTATGATACAGATGTTAGTCCGGGCGAAAACAAGGATGCCacgaaacaaagaaaaatgttcaGTTCTGTTGAAAAGGATCACAGTGGTGTGGATACCAAAATGAGTGAAAATGAGAGGTATAAAATCCCGGATACAATATGTGAGTCTCTTGAGTCGCAATGCTCCAATAAAAGCGCAGCaatacaaaatgtttcagtAACACGAACTCCCATAAAAGGGCCCCATGTAGAGCAGGCTGTAGAGGGAAACAATGCGGCTTTAGATAAAGAAAACGCAGATTTCCCAGCGAAGGGACCACGTGAGGCTAACGTAGTAGACGAGAAAGCGACAGAAAACAATGGACCAAGAGCAACAGTGGTCCCTCAAGATAAAGACCCATCATCTGCTGACGTTTCAAACCACGCTTGTCACTTTGATGGCAACTTCAGTCTTTTGAAGACAATGGAAAATGACAGTGAGATAACTAGGCATCCACAACCCAGTGTTGCCTCAGACACACCCAGTGTTTCATCAAAAAGCCAAGATGATGGTACAATGCTCTCTCAGGCAGTGCTCTCCCAAACTGAGGAACCTCCCGATCACATCTCTCTGCCAACCCAACCGGCTGATGATGTGGTACACCCTCCTGCCTGCAACTCTGATTTTGAACACGTGTCTGCAGACACAGTGGAGTCCCATGTGTCAGGCAGTTCTGCTGGACTCACGACACAAGAGCCAGATACAAACTGGATAACAGCTCTCAGAGAAGCTGCTTCCTATGCTCAGCCTGAACAAGAGAGCACAGAAATCCCAAGGTAATTAAAAGAGCATGGCagagtttgaaatgtgttcataaGTTTATATTCTTTAAGGGAAATGCGTTTTACATGGGGGTAAGTAAGTGGAATGAACAGAAATACAGGGAGACATCTCTATTGACTGTAGGTTTTAGTGAAGGggggcggagggggggggggggggtccaataACGTGGATCTTGTTGCCTTATTTAATTACATGAATATTAGTATTCAGTATTATGTGTCACagttgtacaaccacaataatCATCAACATTTTGTTAAATCACTGACTGTCGTAATCAGAACTGTGCATTATTTCGTGAAGACTGTGGCTGGGttaattactatattttttttattcctcacaCTTTTTCATCCTGTTACTACTTCCAAATTTTTTGCCCGATTCTCACCATTCCAACTTTAACATGTTCCCAAAATTCATGCCTTTCAGTCTTCCATTTTTCACATGCAAAATtggccattcattcccaatgacacattcaacatttcacatttcCATTGTTCCTATTTGAAATTGTAAACATCCAATTCATTAAATTCATTTTGTGAATGATTTtcaatattccaaaaattcaacatttacACCACCCACAAAACAGAATCCCCCCCCTTCCAGTTtctactgtaattttttttgactgattgTTTGTATTGACCAAACTGTTCAGCTTATACCTACTAATGCTAAAAATTCAAATTTACCATAACTTGAGCATTTTCACCATTAAAATGCCGACCAAaaaatatcagttttttttgtttttacccccctgtaatttacattttttgaccaGTTCAAACCAACGTTAATGTGTCAACGTATCCGTACCGTaccgtaattttttttcaaacttacaaaataaaaaaataccctttgttttgtttatctcCTCTAATTTGgaccgattcaaaccattccaacttctaCATGTTCATTCCATGTCATTGTATGTAtctcattccacatcattcagtAATTAGTATCATTGCACAATTTTTCATTCAGCCACTCAGtcttcacatgcaatttctccagaaaatgCATTCACTAGTTATATttgtaaaagctttttttaatgcaaattttgCAGGTCTGCCCTATAGGTTGGCTGGAGTTTGCATACTTTGACTGGAATTCTAGCTACTTTTTCAGGAATAAATCCGACTCAGAATAAAGCACACCTAATGATTTATTACAACATGAATACATGTATTTAGAaccttttaataatttaaatcagtTTTGCGGTTTTGTGTAGCTGCACTTGTAATGCAGTGACACTATGTTCAACACTTTTGTAGAGTGTTGTTGAAGAGAACAGTCTTGCAATGAATATGAATGAGGAGGTAAATACACAGCTGTTCTTTGTCTTGACTGGATCTGAGGTCAGATGTTGGGGCCTAATGGAAGTAATGCAGCCCTTTATGTCGAAAGGATGACATCAGCTGCGACATCTCTCCACGACTAGAATGggcctttttcctcttctttcacACAGGACGCACATTTTGACATAATTGAACACGCACATTTTAAAGCACTAGAGTAAAACTCAAACAAGCAGACACCTCAGGCTGCTGTACCTTGCCAAACATAcacatttgtcatttgtcaGTCATTCCTCATGCATGTGTTGTAAACTAAACGATTCTCCCACTCCCCTTCTTCTCATTTTGTTTTCTCAGACCCCTCCCATCTCTGGAGTCTCCTCAACAAGAGTTTCTCACTCCTACTGAGGAGGGAGCTGTTCCTCTGGGATCAGAACAGGAGCAAACAGACATCACACCGCTACATCCTCAAGTGGATCTTGCGGAACAGCCAGAAAAAGTCGACGAGCAGACACAGGAGATAACAGAAATTGTCACAAAAGAAGAGGAGCGCATAGAAGAATATCCAATAAGCAGTACAGCAATAACAGCACATCAAACTGAGCTCTCAAAACCAGCAAAGGTCAACAGGAACAAAGCAGAGGAGCAAAGTGAGACAATAACAGAGCACCTAGAAACAGAGAAGAAACCAAAGAGTGAATGTCCAGAGGAGAATCCTGAAAGCACAGAAACAGTCAGTGATCCTGCTTGGGTGCTACATAAAAGTGGGTAAGTGTCTACTCtttataaataatatgtaatCTTTTTACAACTATTACCTTTATGTTCGTTTCAATGAACACAGTATGTTGAGTTGAAATAAGAGCGACAACAAATGTCTTTCATTCATAGTACCAGAGACTACAAACTAAAGCTGATGGAGCGTATGTTATTGTCATAAGTCAGTAAGTTGACCGCAGTGAGAATAAACATTGAGGTCATGCTTCCCTCTAAGGCCTTTTACActgtgaaaatggatggacactCACATTTTTGTAATCCATAACTAAGAAGTCAcatatatgtaaataaatttaaaaaaaactctgtgGTTGAACTTTCCTGATCTTTAGgcttgtttttagttttattcaAGTATTTAAGATTTTCAGGGGAACGTTTCTTGCTCAGTGTCCACTATTGCCTTTGCTTCGCCTCAAGCATGCATTGCTTCTTGGTCTCACCAGTTGAATATTATATGTACTACATTTACAGTAAACGCTGAAAAGTTATGATGGTTGAAGATTTAAGTCTGTGTGATTCACAGGAATACAGTATGTGGGCTGGGTTTTGCTAAGATGGATGACATATAATAGGTATCAATATCCACTTGACTTTATTTTCACTCGCTTTTATAAGTGACTCTCCCATCACTGCTGCAGGCCCAGCAGCCCTGTGACATGCCGGAATAGTGCTTGTTGCCTGTCAGTCAAAGCACACGTCCTGTTTATGCTGCCACATAAATATTCGGTCTGGGCAATTTG contains:
- the tacc2 gene encoding uncharacterized protein tacc2 isoform X1, coding for MREVIKSEGESVSCDSWEGVATKAIAGIGKGEAERHPEGYEDRTSPLDSSIQLSSAGCSNSFLNEQRWAGSEESYNSKMPHTSAESGSKGQSETSSPEAAISPAEEGDRKKEPLWFEGNLNNFPHGIFACADHLNDSAAGLEGGGGVTECSSFSLPEGAAGGASEAEKKPCPPTDVAESCMKSLSSGETIITITDSLCTEEELTAAFSPLPPHTEQSNTESGASTQHHLNSEELPCSGTTCEASAITETSLTSTSNNQQVQPERSTLKSTATNGIVKIQEPAQNPTSSVGKSTCGKIGGSNRVRFADSVKEDCSVAIEVRNMSMPTSECASLPPLTVHESLYHPVVEASYIYPDFLTLKKPETSSDVSFTKDVAAFQSAVPMSENDILLETQDKSKNTQNDPSGEEGKRTTEKNLGSREHSDCLENAVNTEEPIELNKKEVNKATKEPSKQRDRQLKREKSMDQMLTKEQEIVTEKGVAVLCLTPKETNTPLDIKESIIPDNPEELKSDAFVVEERKNPSSSSNAAFKPKGDLFMESPDRQLSSDLDSISNSETGMLTCPVSPQTKHTDLSSQPPAEFDQPPSHALVSAEPIEIRNDSKSVTPVDLIKDGSIGLEAISVGEQCASNSTSILQPRGLLLSDLDLAHEFEVTLSEGIGNDNAECDSTKTPISLVDDQQNEEANDVGAEVCLIQEGKYDAECINSQPSDSKLTPLQGEKQPPECVLANDDSNNIMTQATPDLINDICPLSSNKPNGMCDNTQLCDVKEKQNMDEKTSVSLDDKTEQLNNQKETEDSDKLHIENATTQLNEESDKDTKVGCGELARSHEYDVQNTQPNMVDNLETEMKSELHFDLHQTLAETMEHKDNKGTSTDLNSNPELNDLSLQQEQPQQDLLSKYSTDGVPGGCVEAFEEGGMTNSQVKLIQAPFSGGTEIVGGDSESFKTSEGQGQLSREDSCITEQVGDVEKESHIIPGVDKIVPLVCDLTDSRNSIGQKILDQTKMADMDEFGHEMSNDKCGFADEGSGTHLLHDKEFLNSMDSKGETESNQPDSFRELQGNHLAFTSNVVSAEPLEDHNISLLGLSFSDLVLEKEGIHSHEYDTDVSPGENKDATKQRKMFSSVEKDHSGVDTKMSENERYKIPDTICESLESQCSNKSAAIQNVSVTRTPIKGPHVEQAVEGNNAALDKENADFPAKGPREANVVDEKATENNGPRATVVPQDKDPSSADVSNHACHFDGNFSLLKTMENDSEITRHPQPSVASDTPSVSSKSQDDGTMLSQAVLSQTEEPPDHISLPTQPADDVVHPPACNSDFEHVSADTVESHVSGSSAGLTTQEPDTNWITALREAASYAQPEQESTEIPRPLPSLESPQQEFLTPTEEGAVPLGSEQEQTDITPLHPQVDLAEQPEKVDEQTQEITEIVTKEEERIEEYPISSTAITAHQTELSKPAKVNRNKAEEQSETITEHLETEKKPKSECPEENPESTETVSDPAWVLHKSGTPLTEHTDRRAAFAISLPTHLPSAPLPELPTPPPASPSPERTPPPASPHRSPLPPAPDDPCPTSASCHLHLRSSDSDGAFETPESTTPVKAPADPQNQLATTDDKGEDTSIRALSSDSIPEPLAVGFDEDRPIAASGTYNFDHIASESTSQPLTRSLSLQGGELDTSGSDGSVAQGFRPYSESFSVGTESNPGTLRRPRKVRPGSVKKKPLLRQNSNPERPSSTSSTPEIIKRTVTQEGSESGSLAEGGSPAGTLRKNRKARVDTPPPLPEENTHIESEGSLVVPTLPLCQEENRLPSSPPVKENHPIPPSGSYKWDPDNFDSIDPFKTGRSKIANSPVLARKGLARDPPDSPPIPAVSQLPHPASAELPLVTNPEEQPILPKRESVRLEFDYSEENSEATPPPKKLGKKPGAKMPLRKPKLGLKKVHPGQTEELDNNLPAEHNGNEEEKPISRGSYDFDSNKWDDANLNPFLSKAAVANSPKASGPTYSFDFDDSVVDPFKSSNKMANSPPKASASFDLSSNDDMENDNIGELEDQNQNKPAKKKKIPIKSNTFRVKRSPKKSQFSDSSQDADDPASLPPQDDHATDEEKLASSTNHKWAGLHDSDAELNSDQQDFPHPSDLTSFVNESGVKSSVQDYEIEYMEKIGSTSPPPSAKKPSLYLKLDSLTKDTHGSEPNSPCTGSFEEMEAQITASMKTPVLSSRPGPEGSTGEKGRKRESEVLSRTQSTERDEQSRLKKPSTRRWNINGSPLLKHRDVSLPSESSVSKSSLYARTATGYIDGESPHLPKDMDHSLGIAREEIATKEREVLEWQRKYEDSRQEVQEMRRIVSEYEKTIAQMIEDDQKEKSLSHHTIQQLIIEKDQALADLNSVEKSLADLFRRYEKMKDVLEGFRKNEDVLKKCAQEYLSRVRKEEQRYQALKIHAEEKLDKANLEIAQVRAKSKQEQAAHQASLRKEQMKVESLERTLEQKNKEIEELTKICDELIAKMGKC
- the tacc2 gene encoding uncharacterized protein tacc2 isoform X2, which gives rise to MREVIKSEGESVSCDSWEGVATKAIAGIGKGEAERHPEGYEDRTSPLDSSIQLSSAGCSNSFLNEQRWAGSEESYNSKMPHTSAESGSKGQSETSSPEAAISPAEEGDRKKEPLWFEGNLNNFPHGIFACADHLNDSAAGLEGGGGVTECSSFSLPEGAAGGASEAEKKPCPPTDVAESCMKSLSSGETIITITDSLCTEEELTAAFSPLPPHTEQSNTESGASTQHHLNSEELPCSGTTCEASAITETSLTSTSNNQQVQPERSTLKSTATNGIVKIQEPAQNPTSSVGKSTCGKIGGSNRVRFADSVKEDCSVAIEVRNMSMPTSECASLPPLTVHESLYHPVVEASYIYPDFLTLKKPETSSDVSFTKDVAAFQSAVPMSENDILLETQDKSKNTQNDPSGEEGKRTTEKNLGSREHSDCLENAVNTEEPIELNKKEVNKATKEPSKQRDRQLKREKSMDQMLTKEQEIVTEKGVAVLCLTPKETNTPLDIKESIIPDNPEELKSDAFVVEERKNPSSSSNAAFKPKGDLFMESPDRQLSSDLDSISNSETGMLTCPVSPQTKHTDLSSQPPAEFDQPPSHALVSAEPIEIRNDSKSVTPVDLIKDGSIGLEAISVGEQCASNSTSILQPRGLLLSDLDLAHEFEVTLSEGIGNDNAECDSTKTPISLVDDQQNEEANDVGAEVCLIQEGKYDAECINSQPSDSKLTPLQGEKQPPECVLANDDSNNIMTQATPDLINDICPLSSNKPNGMCDNTQLCDVKEKQNMDEKTSVSLDDKTEQLNNQKETEDSDKLHIENATTQLNEESDKDTKVGCGELARSHEYDVQNTQPNMVDNLETEMKSELHFDLHQTLAETMEHKDNKGTSTDLNSNPELNDLSLQQEQPQQDLLSKYSTDGVPGGCVEAFEEGGMTNSQVKLIQAPFSGGTEIVGGDSESFKTSEGQGQLSREDSCITEQVGDVEKESHIIPGVDKIVPLVCDLTDSRNSIGQKILDQTKMADMDEFGHEMSNDKCGFADEGSGTHLLHDKEFLNSMDSKGETESNQPDSFRELQGNHLAFTSNVVSAEPLEDHNISLLGLSFSDLVLEKEGIHSHEYDTDVSPGENKDATKQRKMFSSVEKDHSGVDTKMSENERYKIPDTICESLESQCSNKSAAIQNVSVTRTPIKGPHVEQAVEGNNAALDKENADFPAKGPREANVVDEKATENNGPRATVVPQDKDPSSADVSNHACHFDGNFSLLKTMENDSEITRHPQPSVASDTPSVSSKSQDDGTMLSQAVLSQTEEPPDHISLPTQPADDVVHPPACNSDFEHVSADTVESHVSGSSAGLTTQEPDTNWITALREAASYAQPEQESTEIPRPLPSLESPQQEFLTPTEEGAVPLGSEQEQTDITPLHPQVDLAEQPEKVDEQTQEITEIVTKEEERIEEYPISSTAITAHQTELSKPAKVNRNKAEEQSETITEHLETEKKPKSECPEENPESTETVSDPAWVLHKSGTPLTEHTDRRAAFAISLPTHLPSAPLPELPTPPPASPSPERTPPPASPHRSPLPPAPDDPCPTSASCHLHLRSSDSDGAFETPESTTPVKAPADPQNQLATTDDKGEDTSIRALSSDSIPEPLAVGFDEDRPIAASGTYNFDHIASESTSQPLTRSLSLQGGELDTSGSDGSVAQGFRPYSESFSVGTESNPGTLRRPRKVRPGSVKKKPLLRQNSNPERPSSTSSTPEIIKRTVTQEGSESGSLAEGGSPAGTLRKNRKARVDTPPPLPEENTHIESEGSLVVPTLPLCQEENRLPSSPPVKENHPIPPSGSYKWDPDNFDSIDPFKTGRSKIANSPVLARKGLARDPPDSPPIPAVSQLPHPASAELPLVTNPEEQPILPKRESVRLEFDYSEENSEATPPPKKLGKKPGAKMPLRKPKLGLKKVHPGQTEELDNNLPAEHNGNEEEKPISRGSYDFDSNKWDDANLNPFLSKAAVANSPKASGPTYSFDFDDSVVDPFKSSNKMANSPPKASASFDLSSNDDMENDNIGELEDQNQNKPAKKKKIPIKSNTFRVKRSPKKSQFSDSSQDDHATDEEKLASSTNHKWAGLHDSDAELNSDQQDFPHPSDLTSFVNESGVKSSVQDYEIEYMEKIGSTSPPPSAKKPSLYLKLDSLTKDTHGSEPNSPCTGSFEEMEAQITASMKTPVLSSRPGPEGSTGEKGRKRESEVLSRTQSTERDEQSRLKKPSTRRWNINGSPLLKHRDVSLPSESSVSKSSLYARTATGYIDGESPHLPKDMDHSLGIAREEIATKEREVLEWQRKYEDSRQEVQEMRRIVSEYEKTIAQMIEDDQKEKSLSHHTIQQLIIEKDQALADLNSVEKSLADLFRRYEKMKDVLEGFRKNEDVLKKCAQEYLSRVRKEEQRYQALKIHAEEKLDKANLEIAQVRAKSKQEQAAHQASLRKEQMKVESLERTLEQKNKEIEELTKICDELIAKMGKC
- the tacc2 gene encoding uncharacterized protein tacc2 isoform X4 — translated: MREVIKSEGESVSCDSWEGVATKAIAGIGKGEAERHPEGYEDRTSPLDSSIQLSSAGCSNSFLNEQRWAGSEESYNSKMPHTSAESGSKGQSETSSPEAAISPAEEGDRKKEPLWFEGNLNNFPHGIFACADHLNDSAAGLEGGGGVTECSSFSLPEGAAGGASEAEKKPCPPTDVAESCMKSLSSGETIITITDSLCTEEELTAAFSPLPPHTEQSNTESGASTQHHLNSEELPCSGTTCEASAITETSLTSTSNNQQVQPERSTLKSTATNGIVKIQEPAQNPTSSVGKSTCGKIGGSNRVRFADSVKEDCSVAIEVRNMSMPTSECASLPPLTVHESLYHPVVEASYIYPDFLTLKKPETSSDVSFTKDVAAFQSAVPMSENDILLETQDKSKNTQNDPSGEEGKRTTEKNLGSREHSDCLENAVNTEEPIELNKKEVNKATKEPSKQRDRQLKREKSMDQMLTKEQEIVTEKGVAVLCLTPKETNTPLDIKESIIPDNPEELKSDAFVVEERKNPSSSSNAAFKPKGDLFMESPDRQLSSDLDSISNSETGMLTCPVSPQTKHTDLSSQPPAEFDQPPSHALVSAEPIEIRNDSKSVTPVDLIKDGSIGLEAISVGEQCASNSTSILQPRGLLLSDLDLAHEFEVTLSEGIGNDNAECDSTKTPISLVDDQQNEEANDVGAEVCLIQEGKYDAECINSQPSDSKLTPLQGEKQPPECVLANDDSNNIMTQATPDLINDICPLSSNKPNGMCDNTQLCDVKEKQNMDEKTSVSLDDKTEQLNNQKETEDSDKLHIENATTQLNEESDKDTKVGCGELARSHEYDVQNTQPNMVDNLETEMKSELHFDLHQTLAETMEHKDNKGTSTDLNSNPELNDLSLQQEQPQQDLLSKYSTDGVPGGCVEAFEEGGMTNSQVKLIQAPFSGGTEIVGGDSESFKTSEGQGQLSREDSCITEQVGDVEKESHIIPGVDKIVPLVCDLTDSRNSIGQKILDQTKMADMDEFGHEMSNDKCGFADEGSGTHLLHDKEFLNSMDSKGETESNQPDSFRELQGNHLAFTSNVVSAEPLEDHNISLLGLSFSDLVLEKEGIHSHEYDTDVSPGENKDATKQRKMFSSVEKDHSGVDTKMSENERYKIPDTICESLESQCSNKSAAIQNVSVTRTPIKGPHVEQAVEGNNAALDKENADFPAKGPREANVVDEKATENNGPRATVVPQDKDPSSADVSNHACHFDGNFSLLKTMENDSEITRHPQPSVASDTPSVSSKSQDDGTMLSQAVLSQTEEPPDHISLPTQPADDVVHPPACNSDFEHVSADTVESHVSGSSAGLTTQEPDTNWITALREAASYAQPEQESTEIPRPLPSLESPQQEFLTPTEEGAVPLGSEQEQTDITPLHPQVDLAEQPEKVDEQTQEITEIVTKEEERIEEYPISSTAITAHQTELSKPAKVNRNKAEEQSETITEHLETEKKPKSECPEENPESTETVSDPAWVLHKSGSSDSDGAFETPESTTPVKAPADPQNQLATTDDKGEDTSIRALSSDSIPEPLAVGFDEDRPIAASGTYNFDHIASESTSQPLTRSLSLQGGELDTSGSDGSVAQGFRPYSESFSVGTESNPGTLRRPRKVRPGSVKKKPLLRQNSNPERPSSTSSTPEIIKRTVTQEGSESGSLAEGGSPAGTLRKNRKARVDTPPPLPEENTHIESEGSLVVPTLPLCQEENRLPSSPPVKENHPIPPSGSYKWDPDNFDSIDPFKTGRSKIANSPVLARKGLARDPPDSPPIPAVSQLPHPASAELPLVTNPEEQPILPKRESVRLEFDYSEENSEATPPPKKLGKKPGAKMPLRKPKLGLKKVHPGQTEELDNNLPAEHNGNEEEKPISRGSYDFDSNKWDDANLNPFLSKAAVANSPKASGPTYSFDFDDSVVDPFKSSNKMANSPPKASASFDLSSNDDMENDNIGELEDQNQNKPAKKKKIPIKSNTFRVKRSPKKSQFSDSSQDADDPASLPPQDDHATDEEKLASSTNHKWAGLHDSDAELNSDQQDFPHPSDLTSFVNESGVKSSVQDYEIEYMEKIGSTSPPPSAKKPSLYLKLDSLTKDTHGSEPNSPCTGSFEEMEAQITASMKTPVLSSRPGPEGSTGEKGRKRESEVLSRTQSTERDEQSRLKKPSTRRWNINGSPLLKHRDVSLPSESSVSKSSLYARTATGYIDGESPHLPKDMDHSLGIAREEIATKEREVLEWQRKYEDSRQEVQEMRRIVSEYEKTIAQMIEDDQKEKSLSHHTIQQLIIEKDQALADLNSVEKSLADLFRRYEKMKDVLEGFRKNEDVLKKCAQEYLSRVRKEEQRYQALKIHAEEKLDKANLEIAQVRAKSKQEQAAHQASLRKEQMKVESLERTLEQKNKEIEELTKICDELIAKMGKC